DNA sequence from the Arthrobacter jinronghuae genome:
CGGGTGCTTGCCGTGTCCGGCGACGGTTCGGCCATGTACTCCATTTCCGAACTGGCCACGGCGCGGCAGCATAACCTTCCCGTGACCTGGCTGATTGTCGACGACGGCGGCTACGGCATCCTGCGCGAATACATGGAGGACGCGTTCGGCAAGGCCACCGCAACGGAGCTGGCGCGCCCGGATTTCGTGAAGCTCGCGGAATCCTTCGGTGTACCTGCCCGCCGCTGCGCACCGGAAGACATCCGCGCGGCATTGGAAGAGGCATTTGCCGGAGAAGGCCCCAACGTAGTTGTGGTTGAAGCGCGGATAGGTCTTTTTGCTCCCACCCACCTGGTTTAACCGCCGCTGCTGCGTGATCCGGGTGTCGGCGTGCCCGGGTAGATAGAAGGGGTGGCTCTGGCATGATGAGGGCGTGCGATTGGCGTGGCCCCTCACCTGTCGGGGCCTTCCGCACAAAGCGAATCAGGACCAACCCATGCCCCTTCCAACCGCTCCCTCCGTGGAATTGCACGTTCTCGCCGGCGAATATGTGATCGCACGGCTTCCCCCGGCGTCGGAGGTTCCCGCCGCGCTTATGTCAGCGGCCGACGGCTTCATCTCCGTCACCCGCACCCCGCAGGAGCTTTCGATTGTCTGCCCCGCCGCGCTTGCGCCGGCGGACGCCGAAATTGACGGAACGTGGGCGGCGTTTTATGCCTCCGGTCCGATTCCCTTCGGGCTGACCGGAGTGGTGGCCGCGCTGGTCGCACCGCTCGCAGCCGCCGGCTGCCCGGTGTTTGTCGTGTCGACCTTTGACGGCGACGTCCTCATGGTCCCCTCGCCGCAGTACGAGCAGGCCCGCGCGTGGCTGCGCGCGGCAGGCCACACGCTTCCAGGGGTTTAGTTAGTTGACCTAGGCAAATTTCCGCGTATAGTTGCCTAGGTCAACTATCAGTACCCAAACCTCCGGAGACCCGTCCCCATGCCCATGCAACAGGAAACGGCGGATGACCTGATCCGGAAGATCTTCGCCCTGCAACGGACGCTGCGGTGCGTGACCCAGCACAGCGCCGACATCGGCGGACCCGGAGTGGCACTGCAAGGCGTCATGCGGATGATCGGCGAAGACGGCGAGCTGCGGGCGACCGAGCTTGCCGCCAAACTCGGTGTCGGCCCTGCCGGACTCAGCCGCCACGTCGCAGAACTGGAAGAACTCGGTTACGTCCGGCGTCGCCCGCATCCGCAGGACCGCCGCGCCTACCTGATCAGCCTGACCGAGCTGGGGGAATCAGTCCTCCGCGAAGCACTCACTGGCCGGGCCGTCCTGCTGCAGGAAGCCCTTGCCGCCTGGTCCGAGGACCAGGCGCAGCTCGCGTCCGACACCCTTGGAGCGCTTTCCGACGCGCTCTTCACCTCCATCCGCCGAGCGCCCGGAGCCCCCGAGCCGACGCAGGAAACCCCCGTATCCGATCCGCAGGAGTTAGCAACTAAGTGACCGATTCCAAGACCGCCCGGAAGAAACACGTTCCCGGCGAGATGAGCCATCGACAGATCCTGCAGGCCCTTACCGGCCTGCTTGCTGCGTTGTTCACGGCAATGCTGAGCACCACCATCGTGGCCAACGCACTGCCCACCATCATGGCCGACCTGCACGGTACGCAGACCGACTTCGCCTGGGTGGTCACGGCCGCCCTGCTGGCCAACGCCGTGAGCACCCCGATCTGGGGCAAACTCGCGGACCTGTTCAACAAGAAGCTCCTGGTGCAGCTGAGCATCGTTATCTTCGTTGCCGGTTCCGTCCTCGCAGGCTTCGCCCATTCCATGGAGCTGCTGCTGACCGCACGCGTCATCCAGGGCCTGGGCATGGGCGGCCTGACGGCACTGGCCCAGGCGATCATCGGTTCCATCATTCCGCCGCGGGAACGCGGCAGGTACTCCGGCTACATGGGTGCCGTGATGGCAGTGGCCACCGCCGGCGGCCCGCTGCTGGGCGGCTTCATCGTGGACAGCCCGCTGGGCTGGCGCTGGACCTTCTTCCTGTGCGTTCCGCTCGCCGTCGTCGCCCTCTTCCTGCTGCAGGTCACGCTGCACCTGCAGCATGTACGCCGTCCGGCCAAGATCGACTGGCTCGGCTCGATCCTGCTTACCGCAGGCGTCTCCCTGCTCCTGATCTGGGTCTCCTTCGCCGGCAAGCCCGACTACTACGAATGGTGGTCATGGGAAACGGCTG
Encoded proteins:
- a CDS encoding ACT domain-containing protein, which produces MPLPTAPSVELHVLAGEYVIARLPPASEVPAALMSAADGFISVTRTPQELSIVCPAALAPADAEIDGTWAAFYASGPIPFGLTGVVAALVAPLAAAGCPVFVVSTFDGDVLMVPSPQYEQARAWLRAAGHTLPGV
- a CDS encoding MarR family winged helix-turn-helix transcriptional regulator; amino-acid sequence: MPMQQETADDLIRKIFALQRTLRCVTQHSADIGGPGVALQGVMRMIGEDGELRATELAAKLGVGPAGLSRHVAELEELGYVRRRPHPQDRRAYLISLTELGESVLREALTGRAVLLQEALAAWSEDQAQLASDTLGALSDALFTSIRRAPGAPEPTQETPVSDPQELATK